The Streptomyces sp. NBC_00454 DNA segment CCGCAAGGGTTCGGGCGCGACCCCCTGGCTGCTGCTGGCTCCGTGCATGCTGATCATCGCCCTCATCATGGGGTACCCGCTCTACAGACTCGTGGCCCTCTCCTTCCAGAGCTTCGGCAAGAAGGAACTCTGGGGGTTCAAGGACGCCGAGTTCGTGGGCCTGGACAACTTCACGAAGATCCTCGGAGACGGGGTCTTCTGGACCGTCGTCCTGCGCACCGTGGTCTTCGCGGCCGGAGCCGTCATCCTGACCATGGCCATCGGCATGCTCATCGCGCTGCTGCTGCAGAAGGTCTCGGGCCTGGTCAAGGCGCTCATCAGCATCGCCCTCGTGGCGAGCTGGGGCATGCCCATCATCGTCGCCACGGCCGTCTTCAAGTGGCTCTTCGACTCCGGCTACGGCGTCCTCAACTACCTGCTGAGCCAGCTCCCCGGCGTGGACATGATCGGCCACAACTGGTTCGCCAGCGGCCCCCAGGGCCTCGTGGTGATCATGCTCCTCGTGGTCTGGGGCGCGGTGCCCTTCGTGGTCATCACCCTCAGCGCCGGTCTGACCCAGGTGCCCAAGGAGCTGGAAGAGGCCGCGCGCCTCGACGGCGCCGGCGCCTGGGGAGTCTTCCGGCACGTCACCCTCCCCATCCTGAAGCCGATCATCGTCATGCTGACGACCCTCTCGGTGATCTGGGACATGGGTGTCTTCCCGCAGGTCTTCGTCATGCGAAACGGCAACCCCGAAGCAGAGTTCCAGCTGCTGACGACGTACTCGTACCAGCAGGCCTTCGTGGTCAACGACTACTCGGGCGGCTCCGCGATCGCCCTGGTGACCGTCCTGCTGCTGCTCGGAGTCGTCGCCGTCTACATGCGCCAGATGCTCAAGATCGGAGAGGTGGAATGACGATCACCACCGCGACCCCGCCCGCCGCGCGCCGCCAGCGGAGCAGGCTGCTGAGGAAGTCCAAGCTCGGCTGGAACTTCATCGGACTCCTGGTCTTCGCCGTCATGGGCTTCCCGGTCTACTGGATGCTCAACACGGCCTTCAAACCGGCCAAGGACGCGATCGACCCGAACCCCCACTTCTTCCCGCGCACCTTCACGCTGGAGAACTTCCGGCGCGCGCTGCAGATCTCGGACTTCTGGGGCCCCGTCGGACGCAGCATGATCGTGTCGCTGGTGGTGGTCACCATCGGAATCGCCGTCGGCATGCTGGCCGCCCTGGCCATCTCCCGCTTCGCCTTCCGCGGCCGCAAGATCGTGATCGTCGGCATCCTCGCCGTCCAGATGATCCCGCTCGTCGCGATGATCATCCCGGTCTTCCTGCTGCTGAACGACCTCGGTCAGTACGACAAGCTCACCGGCCTGATCATCACGTACCTGACCTTCATCCTGCCCTTCACGGTCTGGACGCTGCGCGGGTTCATCGTCAACATCCCCAAGGAACTGGAAGAAGCCGCCCAGGTCGACGGCTGCACCCCGACCGGCGCCTTCCTGCGGGTGGTCT contains these protein-coding regions:
- a CDS encoding carbohydrate ABC transporter permease, which encodes MSAAQTTTADLPPAKKTSAGAGTGSKGKPGKPARKGSGATPWLLLAPCMLIIALIMGYPLYRLVALSFQSFGKKELWGFKDAEFVGLDNFTKILGDGVFWTVVLRTVVFAAGAVILTMAIGMLIALLLQKVSGLVKALISIALVASWGMPIIVATAVFKWLFDSGYGVLNYLLSQLPGVDMIGHNWFASGPQGLVVIMLLVVWGAVPFVVITLSAGLTQVPKELEEAARLDGAGAWGVFRHVTLPILKPIIVMLTTLSVIWDMGVFPQVFVMRNGNPEAEFQLLTTYSYQQAFVVNDYSGGSAIALVTVLLLLGVVAVYMRQMLKIGEVE
- a CDS encoding carbohydrate ABC transporter permease, with the protein product MTITTATPPAARRQRSRLLRKSKLGWNFIGLLVFAVMGFPVYWMLNTAFKPAKDAIDPNPHFFPRTFTLENFRRALQISDFWGPVGRSMIVSLVVVTIGIAVGMLAALAISRFAFRGRKIVIVGILAVQMIPLVAMIIPVFLLLNDLGQYDKLTGLIITYLTFILPFTVWTLRGFIVNIPKELEEAAQVDGCTPTGAFLRVVFPLLAPGMVATSVYGFIQAWNEYLYALMLMSQQNQTATVWLGNFTTKNGTEFAPMMAGSTMMAVPIVVLFLIVQRKMAAGLTAGAVKG